CAAAGAAGTCGCCACATCACTTGCTCTGGAACTGGTTCCCGCTGCATCTGTCAATTTACCATCACTTTTATCTTTGTTATGTTTTTCCTCCTTGGCACTCTTCTTACTAGTACTCGTCAAAGAAGGCTTATCAGCGGTGGTTGTGGTAGTGGCACTGGTAGTTTTACCCTTTTCtaccttttctcttttatgCGATTCATATCCAGTACTCGCAATAGCAGATGCAGAATTATACTCGTTTAAAAGACCAggaatattcttcaataaaCCATCGATCTTTTCCAAGGCACGACTAGCAATGTCAAAGCTTCGAGAGTTCACTTTGAGAATCCATCGATAATCAAAAAGCTGCTCCTTGTAACTAGCAGCTTCGCTGGTAGAACCCGAAGTCACATACAAAAGAGCAGCAAATACTCCGATCAGTGCAAAATTGTTCACTGCGGATGAGTACCAGAAGGCCTGCATATGTTCAGCCTTCAAGTCACGCGCAAACTCAATCGACGCGATTAGTCTGGTGTGTGCAGCATTACGGCAAACCCGTACAAGTTCCTGCGACGGCGCAGGGTCTGACTGTTGATACAAGACACAAATGATACGGCGATGTAATGTAATCTCTGTAGCAAAGTAGGATAACTGAAGAGTTCCATTATTGTTGAACTGACGAGGCTTCAAAGAGCTCATCTGCAGCTCTTTGGGAAGCGAATGGTACCAGTTGCGAAGCTTCAACTGAAGTGGTTTAGCATTGGAAAGAACTTTGTCAATACTCCTGATCTGCTCCATACCAGAAGGTGTATAAAAAGTGTCCAATATCTGGCTGAGAATATCACTAAGTGAAATCATCTGTTTAAATGACTTCTTACCGTTTTCGACATCCGCTGATCCAGCCTTCATGCTGTCGAGATCATTACCTTTCTCAGGAAAGTCCTCATCACTCACCTTCTTAACCAACCAGTTTTTACCTTCAATGATATGGCTAGGTCTAGCTTCCAACAGCGACGACCATTTGTCCTGAACATATACTGCCCAGGCAAGTCGACGTCTTAAGCCCCTTTCCCATCGCGGTAATCTCCAATTACCGCATTCTAAACCTAATCCAAGGTCTTCTGCTAGTGCAACGACCTGGGAACAAAGCAGCCAGTTCTTGTCCGACGTGTCTGGTGTCCGACATTGAAGTAAAAGCAATCCTGCTTGAACGGCACTCAACTTTGGACGGTGTATGACATCGCCAAATGAGCGAATGGCAAATCTGTGCAACGATTCCACGTTAGGTTTAGGAAACTGGGACAATGTTGGATCGTAATCCCACCACTGAATGGCCAAAAGATATACCGCAGCAAGAAGGGGTGCACCAAACTCTCTGTGAGTTCTCGAATACTTTTCAAGAAAGATCTTCTTGTGCAAAACGGGAAATGAAGGATGAACAGTACGAAAATACAGGTCAATAAGAGCCTGTCCATGCGGAGCAACATACCTCTCTACTATATCCGCATCACGTTCAGATTTCTCATACAAAGCTTCGCTGAAATCGTCTCGTAGTACAAACTGAACGGTGTCTGACACCTTCCTTATTGAATTTGTTTTGTCAAGGGTAAATTGATCTATCTTGTCCAAAGATATCCTTTCTAAGAAGATTGGATCATAAATGGCCGTAGTACCAACATAGAAACTCGACCGTGGATACTGGAGACTGAGTGTTTTCTTGAGTAATGACCTCCCTGGCATAGTAGCATAGTCCCGTATCGGATGGACATCTCTTACAGGGATATTAGGTGGTGGCTGGATAGTAGGGTCTTCGATGCGCATTCGCTTGGAGGTTGTCTCAGAGCTAGAAAGCCCACGCTTAAGAGACGAGCTCGATTCTGTAAAGGTGCACTTTAAGCCTTTGGCCTGGCACATCTTACAGGAGTTGATCTCTGGAATCATTACACATTTTgtcttccttcttcgaCAGTGATCACAGGGCCTCACTTTTGTTCGAGGTTGAGGAGGTTCACGATGCTTGCGAAATGTTCCTCTACCACCACGCAAACCTGTGTTGGTCATAGATAGATTGGATGAACTACCCGGAGACGTAGTGTTATAAGAAGAACGAAGAATCTGCTGCTGACTGGCGGCAGTCATTTGAGCCATCTGCAGAGCCAGCTGTTGTTGATATGGACCTGAAGGTTGACTCATCAGGGAATTTGGAGATCCCGTATAGGCTTGAACAAAGGGAGTCATAGGTGAAGGTGATACTGCGTAGGGGATCTGGGTGTAAGGAGACTGCTGTGGTGGCAACGAACCATTCTGAGTATGATCGTGAGCCTGGCTTGCCTGTGAAAAAGTCACTGCTGTCTGATCTCTAGGGTCCAACAACCGCTGTTGCTTATTGTTCGATATTGACATTCGCACAGGTATCGTAGAGCTTATTGCGGCTGTCTTTGCAGAATGCCGCTCATCCTCATTAGTAGAAGCTCCCATAGAGACAAGCTCGGCAGCAGAGGCAGGAGTTCCGGGACTTCCAGTAGACCCTGACTGTCCTATATTTTTACCACGATGAGAAGACATCTGCTGCTTAAAGCCTGCGATATTTTGAGTCTCTATCAGCATATTCTGATATTGCTGAAGCTGCAGAGCATAATCTGTAGGAGAAGCAGCTGTATTTGTAGTCGTATTCACTGGCGAAAACCCCGCCGTAGCTGCAGTGGTGACAGTTCCTGTTGTAGAATCAATGGGAAGACTGGCAGACTCGcccaagaagttgaaatcTTCGGCAGCATCTTCCCAATTGGCATAGTCAAAACCCAAGGTATTTCCGGTTGTGGTCTCGTTGATGCTATTGCTATTGTTAttgttattattattattatctgTATCATGACCACTTGAATTCGGAGTACCGTCAGCATCGGCTACTGCATTGGTATGCGGATGTACAGGACCGTTAGGATTTAACATCCTTTAGTAGAAAGATTATGATGTGGAGATATATAATCGATCTTTGAATGGTGGTCGGAAATTGGGTCCATGCGATTCTGACAAAACGCTATTGAAAAAACACTGTGGAATCAATTGTAGAGTCGGTAGAGTAACGGAAAAACGTGagtagagaaagaaagaaaagaaaaacatAGTCGAGATAACGAACGACCGACCGATCGTAACTAAAATTTTTATGAGGCTTTGAATTCGTCTGATTTTTCCGAGGGTGAGGCTGGAGGCTTCCGGGATGGAGGATTCTCGAGGCTGTCGGGAAGGAGGATTCTCGAGGCATGGGAGATGCAAAGactatcttcaaaaaatgtaAAGATCGGAGATAGAGAAAACTCAGAGGTGAAGAATGAGGTTTATTCTGTGATTGAGTATATCCTTTGCATCCTCTCACCTTGTACCACCTTAG
The sequence above is a segment of the Brettanomyces nanus chromosome 4, complete sequence genome. Coding sequences within it:
- a CDS encoding uncharacterized protein (EggNog:ENOG41), which produces MLNPNGPVHPHTNAVADADGTPNSSGHDTDNNNNNNNNSNSINETTTGNTLGFDYANWEDAAEDFNFLGESASLPIDSTTGTVTTAATAGFSPVNTTTNTAASPTDYALQLQQYQNMLIETQNIAGFKQQMSSHRGKNIGQSGSTGSPGTPASAAELVSMGASTNEDERHSAKTAAISSTIPVRMSISNNKQQRLLDPRDQTAVTFSQASQAHDHTQNGSLPPQQSPYTQIPYAVSPSPMTPFVQAYTGSPNSLMSQPSGPYQQQLALQMAQMTAASQQQILRSSYNTTSPGSSSNLSMTNTGLRGGRGTFRKHREPPQPRTKVRPCDHCRRRKTKCVMIPEINSCKMCQAKGLKCTFTESSSSLKRGLSSSETTSKRMRIEDPTIQPPPNIPVRDVHPIRDYATMPGRSLLKKTLSLQYPRSSFYVGTTAIYDPIFLERISLDKIDQFTLDKTNSIRKVSDTVQFVLRDDFSEALYEKSERDADIVERYVAPHGQALIDLYFRTVHPSFPVLHKKIFLEKYSRTHREFGAPLLAAVYLLAIQWWDYDPTLSQFPKPNVESLHRFAIRSFGDVIHRPKLSAVQAGLLLLQCRTPDTSDKNWLLCSQVVALAEDLGLGLECGNWRLPRWERGLRRRLAWAVYVQDKWSSLLEARPSHIIEGKNWLVKKVSDEDFPEKGNDLDSMKAGSADVENGKKSFKQMISLSDILSQILDTFYTPSGMEQIRSIDKVLSNAKPLQLKLRNWYHSLPKELQMSSLKPRQFNNNGTLQLSYFATEITLHRRIICVLYQQSDPAPSQELVRVCRNAAHTRLIASIEFARDLKAEHMQAFWYSSAVNNFALIGVFAALLYVTSGSTSEAASYKEQLFDYRWILKVNSRSFDIASRALEKIDGLLKNIPGLLNEYNSASAIASTGYESHKREKVEKGKTTSATTTTTADKPSLTSTSKKSAKEEKHNKDKSDGKLTDAAGTSSRASDVATSLTHKGSIKGSIGSLSSLQNGKSPIKLMKHGRSQQNQTDSADDSDNATPLHDDMATPMHATTPASQGSAQSAVKKEDTL